One Bacteroidales bacterium genomic region harbors:
- a CDS encoding sigma-70 family RNA polymerase sigma factor, translating to MSDKKTTNAKNVLSDAQLVKNCVNGKMDSQELLYRRFSSRMFGICLRYAKNRMEAEDIMQEGFIKVFQNLKNFRNAGSLEGWVRRIIVNTAINYYKKNLKYLQTLDIDDCINNENISVESNDNISMKTLLNLIQKLPEGYRMVFNLYVMEGY from the coding sequence ATGTCTGATAAAAAAACAACAAATGCTAAAAATGTTTTATCAGATGCGCAGTTGGTAAAAAATTGCGTTAATGGTAAGATGGATTCGCAAGAATTATTATATAGGCGATTTTCATCGCGTATGTTTGGCATTTGTTTAAGATATGCAAAAAATAGAATGGAAGCTGAAGACATAATGCAAGAAGGTTTTATAAAAGTTTTTCAAAATCTAAAAAATTTTAGAAATGCTGGCTCATTAGAAGGATGGGTGAGACGCATTATTGTTAATACAGCAATTAATTACTATAAGAAAAACTTGAAATATTTGCAAACATTAGATATTGATGATTGTATAAATAATGAAAATATTTCAGTAGAATCAAATGATAATATTAGCATGAAAACATTGCTTAATTTGATTCAAAAATTACCGGAGGGGTACAGAATGGTTTTTAACCTTTATGTAATGGAAGGATATAG
- the cysC gene encoding adenylyl-sulfate kinase, whose translation MNSFRRSKTERYSNPYKWTDFNSFIRRNRRRFLIRQKPKVIWFTGLSGSGKSTLAQNLNQKILDKGYFTKIFDEETIRLGLCSDLGNKPEDYKEIVRRTAEVAKMFYDSGVIVLCSVMAPTNELRNIAKNIIGESSFTEIFVNCPLEVCELRDVKGIYKKYRLGLTNNVSGLDIPFENPDGNYIEVRSDLWDVDRCTQYLLRNIFRTIKFKTKKRAKK comes from the coding sequence TTGAATAGTTTTAGAAGAAGCAAAACGGAGCGATACTCTAATCCTTACAAATGGACAGACTTTAATAGTTTCATTCGTAGAAACAGGCGTCGCTTTTTAATACGCCAAAAGCCAAAAGTTATTTGGTTCACAGGCTTATCAGGTTCTGGAAAATCAACCCTAGCACAAAATTTAAATCAAAAAATTTTAGATAAAGGTTACTTTACAAAAATCTTTGATGAAGAAACTATCAGGCTTGGGCTTTGCTCAGATTTAGGCAATAAACCTGAAGATTATAAAGAAATAGTTAGGCGTACAGCAGAAGTTGCTAAAATGTTTTACGACTCTGGAGTAATTGTTTTATGTAGTGTAATGGCTCCGACAAACGAATTACGAAACATTGCAAAAAACATTATAGGAGAATCTAGTTTTACTGAGATATTTGTTAATTGCCCATTAGAAGTATGCGAACTCCGCGATGTAAAAGGAATTTATAAGAAATACAGGCTGGGATTAACAAATAATGTAAGCGGACTAGACATTCCTTTTGAAAATCCTGATGGCAACTACATTGAAGTTAGGTCTGATTTGTGGGACGTGGATAGATGCACGCAATATTTATTAAGAAATATATTCAGAACAATAAAATTCAAGACAAAGAAAAGAGCTAAAAAATAA